The stretch of DNA tatttctggaaaattacCCAACCTAAGCAAGAGTGATAATTCATGTCGCGATTATTGGATCTCAATTACCAGCTAGCCTATTACAAGGCCTATCATTTTCATCCAAAAAACGTTCGGATACACTTGATGTGTATTCCGTTGATATTTCTCACAGCGGTGATCATGGCAGGTGCAGTAGATTTGGGCCCCGTCACCCTTGCTCAAGCCGGAATGATCGGTTATGGTATTTATTATCTCTTGTTGGATGCAGGTATGGGCCTTGTCTCTCTGATATTTGTCTTTGCAGCTGCCTATTCTTCTACGTTTTTACATTCTCACTTCCCAAGCTCCCAGGTCAACCTTTATGCACTAAGTGTTCATGTTTCTGGCTGGATTGCACAATTCTTCGGTCATGGATACTATGAGAAACGGGCTCCTGCATTGCTAGACAACCTTATTCAGCCGCTAGTTTTGGCACCATACTTTGTTTTGTGGGAGATTGCATTTGAGTTTGGCTATAGAAGAGATTTGAAGAGAACAATGGAGAAACAAGCGAAACAAATGCGCACGGACGCTGAACGGAGACGATTAAACGTCAACAAATGAGCGATCCTGAACGAGAGAGTTCTTATTTTGTGTGATTATTTATAAGCCGTAAGCTGCGCTCTCTATACCTTATACTCTCGGCACTACGCTAggtacaaaaaaaaataatgtTGCCTAATTTATAGTATGTTTTCCAATAAGTATAACGTTGATGGTAGGTTGGTTGTGATTACTGGAGGGTCACAAGGCTTAGGCTTTGCTCTGGCAAAGAATTTGTACTTGAAGGGCGCCAATGTCATCATAATCTCACGCACCAAAACGAAATTACTCAACTGCGTGGAAgagatcaagaaactcaGCCAAAAAGAGGACCAATTTGTCGACTACGTGGCAGCGGACCTTTCTAAATACGAAGATTGTGAGAGAGTGTATGAATACTTAACTTTAAAGAAATTACTTCCCGATGATCTCATCTGTTGTGCGGGTATCGCTTATCCACAaaagtttgccaagatcCCAATATCCAAGATTGATGAAGGAATAGACATCAACTATAAAACCGCCGTCTACTTCGTACACGCTATGCTTCCATTAATCACCGAGAAAGTACGGGAACAGCATCTTGTGCTATGTTCTTCTGTCATCGCTTCTTATGCTTTTTACGGCTACTCACAATATGCCCCGATGAAAGCTGCTGTGAAGGCCTTTGGAGATTGCATGCGACATGAGCTTTTACCGTACGGGGTAAAGGTCCACACGTTATTCCCCGGAAATTTTGAATCGGAAGGCTACGCCCAAGAGAACTTGACAAAGCCCGCTTTAACTAAAGAGATAGAAGGTGCTTCCCCCGCCATCTCTGCGGAAAAATGTGCGGAGATCGTGGTGAATTCTCTACAAAATGGCAGCCTTTACATCTATACCGATTTTATCGGCTGGGTCCTGGGATCCTTTAGCTTAGGACTTAATCCAAGGGAATGGTGGTTCGcacaaatatttttaaGCTTCATTGGATCCTTGGTGGGTCGGCTTGTTGATCTATATCATGAGCATCTGATCAGGAGGCAatctcaagaagaagctaAGCAAAAATAATATAACGTGTTCAATTTTTGTTATTTATAAATCTGTCAATACTTTTAGTGATCGAGTCTCCCACACCGGAGTAATCGAGCGAATAAATGTAATTGACACCTTTGATAACTTCGTGGTTCCAGATGTCTTTGATGCTTTCAGCGAGGGTTTTTTGTCTAAATTCAAGAACATTGGACTGATGAGGAACTGGAAGATCTCTTTCCTCAATAATGCGCGATGATTCTCTCAAAGATTGCGAAATGACTGCTTGATTTAGACGAAATTCACGAGCGGTAAGGTAAGCGATGGAGCCTGTGAGCAGCACGCCACCTAAAAATCCGTGGATGCGTCCGGCCATAATATTAAACTCAAATTTATTTCTTCGTGTAAAGAGAAATAAAAGATCTCCGGTTTCGAGCCCGTATGAATTTCTACTGAAAGCTTTTTTAATCTCTAAATTTGATCACCATGACTCTGGGCAAGAACTCGAAGCAGCTTCGGCATATGCTCAGAAACTTGGGCGCATCTTTGATTGAGCATGAAAGCATTACCACAACGCTTGCTAAAGCAAAGAGAACGCAAGCACTAGTTGAAAATCTGATTACAAAGTCAAAGCATTATAAAGAATCGGGCCAGCTTGACAAGCTGCGTACCAAATTAGATGCCGAACTATACAAACCTGACGTTGTCATACCCAAGAtgctcaacgagctcacTAATCGTTATGCAAATAGAAATGGAGGATACACAAGAATAATAAAACTTGAGCCTCGGATAGGAGACAATGCTCCCCAAGCTATGCTGGAATTAGTGGATTCCTCGACCAGAGAGATGAAGTTCTGGTACCTTGCGCGTGTGGTTGCccggctggagcagcaaGGTTTGCCATTAGACAAGCTGACTGAGAAAAATGTGCAGGCTTTGCTTCTACACAGAAAAAACGGGGAACAGGTTTTCAGAGACGCTGTTGCTATTTGCAAAGAGAGATGGTACAAAGATATCGAGAGCGAGACCAAGCCAAGAATGAAGTCAGACAAGAACGGCTTCCACAAAACTTTTACGGACTACGAAGTTGTTCCGAGAGAAAGTCAATAAAGATAAAGCTTATGTAAATAGAATTAACGTATTACACCTATTTAAACTTCCTGCGAAGACTGTTTATGGTTATAGGAGTTGATGCTGAAAGCGTTGTTAAGTAGCTGGTTAGTCTTGAAATTGAATGCCTTGGTTTTGTCGTAGACTTGTTGGTAGACAGAACCTGTCTCGGCACCACGAATCAACACTTTGTCATTCTCAAGCTTGAAGTTGTCTCTAGCAAGTGCGTTATCGATGTTCTGgtcgttcaaaaactttttCAATTGCTCAACAGACAGCACCTTGTAAAGCTTTCCGATGGTGTCCAACACCAGAACTTGGGCATTTTTGTAAAGTTCGGCAGTGTCCAAAGTTCCAATGAAAAAATCAGTTGTGGAAAGCACTTTGAATTGCTTCATCACCTCAGGTAGCTCATCAAATTCGTAGGTCACGAACAAAATCTCTACAAACTTGGTGAATGGGTCTTGATATTCGTATTCTTCTGTTTGCACGGCTCTAACAAGGTCTTTGATTCTTTTCTGTCTTAGTTGTGGCTTGGAACTTATCACTGCAACCACCAGGTATCTCAAAATCCAAGGACATGAGGCCTGAATGGTAGAGAGGTATGAAGATGAAAAAAACAAATCGACGAGACTTTCCAGACCATTTTCGAGgttgaagaaaatgaaTAGCGAGAAGTGAATCAACCAGGTTCTCTTGTTCAGCTGATCAAGAGTGGACCCCTTGAAATGTCTGTTGTCTATGATCTCTCTGAGCTTGTTAAGTTCTTCCAGAGCATCAGTCCAGGACTCAGTGATGATCTCAGATGAGATTTTACCCCAGGTAGCGCTCAGGTTCAAATCCTGGTTAACAGAGAGAAGTCTAAAGTTGTTCAAAAGGTCAGAAGCAACCACGTAATCTCCTCTGTTGTACTgaaattttccaaaattgtaaagttccaaaatcttTGCGTCGTCAATGTGGTGGTTTTTCGAAAGATACTCCCTGTTGTAAGTCTTGTCCTGTTTCAGTGACTCCTGGACATCTTTGGATGCAAGGATTTCTAGAGTTTTGCTGGTTGCCGCATTCAATCGGGCATATTCCTCTTCAATAgccttttccttcttttcgaGATCGGCAGGTATAGCCTCACCTGGATGCAAACTAGCATATTTCTCTCTAATAAACTTGGTCATGTTGGTGTCTTTCAATAGATCATACTCCATAGACTCAACGTCTTCAGAAGAGTAAATCGAGTCAAGGTTTTCCACAAGAGGAAAAATCAAGTGTCTATCCAAAAATTGTATGAATTTAGGGGTCAGATCATACTTTCTGGCTATCTCGACCTCCTGGGCCGTCAACTTAGCATGTTGTGTTGTTTGTTCGGTCATTCtatcaaaaacacaaaaGAAGCCAACTTAAACCTatctgaaaatttttccATCCTTTGATAGTCCCGTCGATCGTCCAGAACAAAATAAAGTCAACGTGATTGGAATTATCAACATGTACAGAGGATTCAAGGTAGGTATTTGTTCATACCGCGACTAACAACATAGGTTGGCCTTCCCATTGTGGCTTCAATGGTCTACATGAACGGCCAATCAATCGAGTGTGAAACCAAAAGAAAATTCTATGAAGCGGCCACTGAAAACACTATCCCGGGCCTTCCTTCAGAGCCACTAAAGCCAGAGCCTAGTAAACTAGAGGAGATCAGAGACTCAAAAGTTGGATTTTTGCAGGACAATATTAAACATGCGAGATTGCAGCTCATTCAATATCTTGATCTTGCCAAGGACAAGTATATTCAACAATCGGAGCAGTATTATAAAGTGGAACGCCAAGTGACAGACACACTATCTTCTCTCCACGATAAAAGAGAGGAACTGTTTCCAAACTCGCTCTACGTTTTAACCGGATTTCTGACGGGTGTTGTATTCACCAGACGCAGCAATATTCTCGTCAGATCTACCGTGCCATTATTTTGCGGAGTGGCTGCATTCAGATTCTTCCTTCCATCGACATTCTCGAACGTCATTTTTTGGCTTGACAACTACGAAAGAAAACACCAGCCAGAGCTTTGGTCATCCCAGAAAGACTTGTTCAATAAGGCAAGCAAAATGATCGACCAGGCAGACAAATTGGCCACAGAAACCGAGTCCGTTGTTGGCAAGTACTTGGATGAAACCAAAAAGATGGTGGGAACCTACGCTGGACTCAACGTTGAACAAAAGGTCTCTGAGAAAAAAACTAAATGATACATCTATTTAACTCTAAATAATTAATCACTACCCGAATCAGTTTCATCTTCTCCCTCATCACCATCATCTTCGGTGTCACTATAAtcgtcctcatcatcatcaccgtcctcatcttcgtcaCTTTCATAACTCTCTTCACCGTCATCGGCAGCAACATATTCCACAGAAGTAGCGTAGCCTTTAGAGTTGAAGAACTTCTCAATGCTCTCCACCTTTGAAGGACTGCAGCAAACAAAACACACAGACGATTTCGGATCAAACATCGGAAGGAAGTATTTCTTCAACACATCAACGACATCTTGCGATGTCACTTGTGACAAACTTTTCACCAGTGTTTGGTTGTAGTCAGGACCCCTTTTCATGAGTACTTGATCAAAGAACTTTCTGTATGCTGCACTGACGTAATTGGTTTGGCCATTTACTAAAGAGTTCACAACTGAAGACATAGCACCGTGCAATGCCTTGTCATTGATCTGTTGCACTTCAGATGCATAAGATTGAACAATTTCTTTGCCAACTTCGAAACACTTTTCCACGTCAACCCCACGATAAATGTCGTAGATGACTGTCCCCCACTCAACGACATGATACACATTGGCACCATAAGCTAGACCAGACCCGCGAATGCCCCTCCAGAAAGGCCCCTCAACACACTGGAGCACCTCCGCTGCTAAGAGGATCTTTGCAGACTCCTGAGCATTTGCGTCTAACGGTATTCTTGCCATCAAATCCATGTAACTGGCAGACGATCCGGGAGTTGAAATGATGTAGCACTTACCAGAGCTTTCTAATTTTCCCACATCAGTCAAAACCTTTGACGTATATGGCAGGTCAGTGAGTGGCTCCGACATGGATTTGAAATTTGCTGCAAACGTCTCCCAGCTGGCCACAGGGTGTTCCAATCTCGCAACATCTGCAACGACCAACACACGCAAATTGTTTTGCTTTATAAGCTGCTGACGGAATTGTTCAAGGTCCCTGGCCACTGTATCAAAATCGTCATCAATTGTTTTCAGCACATCCTTCAGGAAAGCCTCTACGAGGTACGTTCTTTGAGCCCTAGCAAGAGATCTTTCGGTTCTGATATGTTTATTCATAAGAGTGTTCAGCATGGAATATCCGGATCGCTTCTTTGATGGCAAGTTGTTCAAGGCTTTCTCGACAGCGACTTTAACTCTATCTTGCGTGAACTTGGTATGGAACAGCAACTTGGTATACCAATCAATCACTTTTTCATAGTTTTCGTTTCTTGCAACAATTTTGAAGTCGACAAATTCTTGGAAGTTGTTGTCGAAGGAAGTGGAGACGGTGGCGGAAATGGTGTCTCTCTGGACATCCTTCACCACTTCTGAATAGGGAACAAGCTTACCATCTTGCTCAAGGGGTAACGTGAAAAGGCTAACAAAAACATGAATGTAGTTTAAGAGCTTTTGATCAATTTCAAATGATGAACAGAGCAGGTCGACGGTAACAAAATTCGATTTGATGTTCTCAAAATGCAGATATAGTGGAAAACCCTTTGGTGTGTCGTTTTCAACTTTTCTAGTCACTGCCAAAGACACATCGTTGGCAACGTcatgattttttccagcggCAATCGACTGGGTTTGAATGAATTTGATCTTGGCTACATCAGGGTAGCCAAAGGATTCTAAGATTTCTTCGGGGATGGgattattatttttttcaatggCTGCCTCTaatttggtagcaagcTTTTTCAGGCCTTCAGGGCCTAGCTTGGCTTTTCTGTCCTTCAGTAACTGTTTGCTGGCCTTTCTGTTGGATCGATACAGCTCTTTGGATGGCTTTGCTATTATGAACAATGACGGATTGCTGACAAAGTATTTTGTGTAGAGCGATCTCCATTTGGCAGGCTCCCATGACATGAGAATCTCGTAATCCTTGAGATCCTTCAAATAGCCTGGTAAATCATTGCTCGACTTATCTCCATAGATAAACTGGTAAATGACAGACGTCACAAATGTATCATCATCGTTCTCCGCTTCATAGATAAGATCCCACTTACTTTGGTCAACCACATCTCTGATTCTATTAATGTCTAGCTCAGTTTCGTGGGATGAAAGAACTTCTGTTATTTTCTTTGGCATCTCGTCAATATCTTCAATTGAAATATTCGAAAAATCAATGTTGATAGCGGTCTTAATGTAATCATCGTTGTATGTAGAGACATGCGTAGCCAGCGGGTTTTCGACCTCGACAAATGCTTGTCTGAATAGAGACACAGACGAGTCCGTCAAATACTTGGACAGTGTTTCAACCGCTAAACACTCGAGTAGATCAACGCCGTTCGGACCAATAAATGTTAACGTCAAATCGCCTTTGGATTCGTCCTCGTCTCCAAAGAATACTGTTTTTGTTATTGATGATGACAATGGACCATCCTGAACAGAGTCCACAAAGGGCCGTTTATTTGGAGTTTCGGGTAATGGTGTTATTTCTGCGTCAAACTTGTCCAGGATATCCAAAAGCTCATTTTCGTCAACCATTCCAGTTATTATAAGACATAGATTATCTGGTCTATAATGCTCCTTGTGAAATTGTCGTATTTCATCACTAGTTAGGGTACGcagattctcaacaagTCCTCCTGTCTCTGATCTATAGGCTGACTTTGTATAAAGGGttctttgtttctccagaagcGCAACGAAAGAAGGCTCAAATTGAATTCCCTGCATTTCAGAATAAACAACCCCTTTTTCTTTCCCTTTCCATCAATATGATATACCTCAGTGTAGCAGGCCTCATCAGTCAGCGTAGGGTGTAAAATATGGTCCAAATATGCTGGAAGTAACATCTTGAAACCTTCCCAGCCTGCCGTCATTAAGGTGTAAACAGTCTGATCTGTGGCTGTCCAAGCATTTGTAGTACTGAATGCCAGATTCCCTAGGATATCCAACAGTCCTTTGTATGGATACTTCTTGGATCCCATGAAAACAAGATGTTCCAAAGTATGCGGACATCCACTATCGTCAAAAATCTCAGTTGCCAGGGCGAACCATCCGCTCACAGAGGGCGACTCCTTCGCGATCAAGCAGACCTCAAGACCAGTTCTATTGGACTTCCATTTCTTTACATTCACAGGTGCATATTCAACCTcaaacgacgagatcaagtCAAAAGAACCCATTTATAAATAATTTGGGTCTATGTTTTTATGAAAATTTTAGGATCAGAATTCTTATTCCCGCGTTTAAGAGCCTGGAGTAAAATAAATATcctcaaaaaaataaagtcCCCCCTATTTACTATAAACACTGACAAATGAATCAGGAAGGCTACTTTAACTCCTTGATTTCAAACACAAGGATAGGAGACAAAAGTAATGCATCCGAATCATTGCACTCCAGTCCGCTTCACAGCTCTTCCATTTACCATCAACAAGGCAACTTAGGTAGCTCCATGGATTCAAGCTCAAGTTTTTTCCAATACCAAAATATGAACCACTCTGGAGCAATCATTAATCCGCTACTGAAGACGTTAGAATTTATTGGCGCTAAGAGCCCAGATACCCCAAGTGCCGCCTCTGTCATGTACAAGCTACGAAAACTTATCAATGCCGAAAAGAAAGTTCTGAAAAGAAGGCATGAATTTTTGAGTGGTGTTTCTCACTGGGTAAACGTATTAAGTAATCCCGAGAACAAACGCTTGTTGGTGGAATTCAGCCGGATTGCAGAACTACAAGGCCGGCTTGACGAAGAAATGATAAGAAAGAAGGAAAATATCAATTTGCAGTTATACCATGTGTCTCAAAGAGAATCAAAATCCGCAGAACTTAAGCTCAAACGAGCAAGAACTTTCAAACAACTTAGAGATCAGGAGCGCAAAATTGGGGATAATCACAACACTTGCTTATCGAGAGAGGCTTTGGAAGAGTTGAACATCTCCATTGAAGTGGTGGATGAACAGCTAATAAAATCCATCAATACTTCATTGCAAGGCTCTTTAGTGGATTACGTCCTGAGTATGCAAAGTGTCTCTTCTGATATCAAGGAAGGTTGCAATGAGTTTTTTGAATATTTGAATGCCGATTCTATTTACAATTGTCGCAAAAGCTATTTATTAGATGACTCCTCGGATAAGATCCAATATCTTGGTTCCAGAGAAACTTCCGAAAATAAGGAGAACCAATACAAGGGCCGAGCAGAAAGTGTCAAGCCTGCTGgaggcaagaagaagaaatactTGAATTTGATCAACTCGACTGGCCCAACTGAAGTTCGAGCAAGCACTGAGCATCTGACTGGCCATGAACTCAAAGAAGAACTGGGGACGTTGCAGACTCAGCCTCTCAAATGTCCAGATTGTGGGTCTCAACTGAAAAACGAACACACCCAACATTCAAGTGTGTGTTCCTATTCCAAGCAGGGATTAAACGATCCGCCCGGTTCCTCTCAAAGTCTCGCCATGCCGGGAAGGCTAGGGATCCGCATACCTAGCGTTTTGAAGTCTCGTGCAGGCGAAGGATGGTAGCTGCTTCATGCAGACAGAGACGTCTTATAACATGTCTgcaaataattttttgcTGATTTCGTACGTGGAGATCATTATAGCACACGAAGGCGCAATTTTCAGGCATCGTGGAGCTAGACCCACAAAGAGCGAGCTCATGCCCTCGTTTTTATAGATGGTATGCAACGATTTGAACATCGATTCTTTGGtgctttttgagttcaCAAGCTTGTTCAAAGACCCGGCATCTTCCAAAGTTACTTGAAGACGTGTTTTCCCAACGTCAAAAGGATTGGTAAAAATTGCTGCCAGCACGCCAGAGAGAGAGCCGCTGATAAATGATCTAGCAAATATTTCGGCATGCTCGTGCTCTGGCGAGCTGAAAATTTGCAGCCGTTGTAATCTGCCGTTGAGGTATTCGTAAGAAGACCAATATATTCCGCTGAATGGAACATCGCGCCAAAGGGTTAATTGCAACCCTTTaaaaagagagaaaagTCCTTTATTTTGCACTTCTTTGAACGAGTTCGTAACGACCATCTTCATGATCTGGGAGGAGGTTGAGCTTGATGTGGGAACAGCCTGCAGCCTAGTTTTTATCAGTTCTAATGGGGCTACCACTGTTGCAGCCATGATTCGCGCGAAGGAACCGCAAAGCAGAGGGTTGAAAATCGGGAACTGATTCTTCAAAGGAGATCTATCTCGCAAGTACTCATACCCGCTGAAGTAAACCATATTAGATGGAACTGCCATGATGAGCATCAGGGACAACCCTCTATAAAGAGTAAAAACTCCTTCGTTAACAGCAATTTTCGAAAGTCCCGAGAACGTGCCATTAATCTTGAATTCTTGCGCACATGCGTTGCTTGAGCAAAAATAATCTTTGCTTGGTCTAGTAGCCTCCTCCCAGAACACCTTCTTACAACAAGTTGCAGTTTGGCGGAAATGGGGAGGAAAAAGCagttgttgctgttgcagcCTGATTCGCACCACATCAAAGGGCGTTACCACCAAAGATGTTAATAGTGACCCAGTGCATGCACTCAGCATCCTCTGTGTAATCGTGATGTCTGACCCAGACCGCTGCTGTGGCCTGGATTCCAATCTGGGCAAAGTAGCATCTTCTATCAGTTCTATTTGCGACATGCTATCACAACCTTTGCCATAGAAATTATCTCCGAAAAAATATGAAAATATTAAAAAAGATTATGTACTATAAGCAATTATAAAACAATgttaaaataaataaatttacAGATCCACCTTCACATCACTGTCCTTCTTATCCTTTTCGCCAGTCAAAACACGGTAAAGTTTCTCATCCACTCCATGACCAATTTTGCTGGACCAACCCCGAGCACGCTCAAACCCATTGCGCCCGTACTGGTAATCCATGAAGGCCTCATAAATGCGCTCTCTGGACGTCTCAACAAAAGGACCGTGTTGGACGATTTTTTGGTTTAGCACCTGACCTCCAATAATAACAAAATTTGTTTCTTCGCTATCTTCTGGAACCGATCCGCCGATTGCCTCTCCATCCCTATTGAAAAACACAGCATGGTATTTAGGAATGGTGGTTCCATTGATCAAGAGAGACCCTTTCAAGATGTACAAGAAGGCGTTGAACTCGGAAGGCAGTTCTTGCACAAACTCTCCACCAGGTTTGACTGTGTAGTTGTAGTACTCGACAGGTGTGTACGCGAGGTCTTTAACAGACTCAACACCATACGACTTGCCGCTTATCACCTTGACCCTAACCTTGTCGTTTGGCTCTGCCACTGGAATTTCCGCATCTCGCAAATCGCGATAACGGGGCTCTGTGTGCTTCAAATTTTCTGGAAGATCAACCCAAAGTTGCATTCCTTCAACATTCGAACCATCTGGAGAATAGGGCATTTCAGAATGGCAGATACCTTTGCCGGCTGTCATAAATTGCAGGTCGCCCGGATTGAGAACGCCGGAAGATCCCGTGAAATCTTCGTGCAAAAACTGCCCTTTCATGACAAGAGTGATAGTTTCTTGACCACGATGAGGATGATCAGGAAATCCAGCGTCGGGACTCACATTGAAATGGTCTAGCATAAGAAATGGTGAGAAGTTTCTCATGCCCATGGTGCCAATGGAACGTCTCACTTTAGCTCCCACACCTTCAGCCTGCTCCATACAGTACATCGACTTCAGAATTGTACGAAAAGAAACCATTTTGAGATCAATTTTGGATCAACGGTATTTTGCAGGACCTTTTATACTACTTCCATATCTTTACTAACTTGTTAGTAATTGCACAGCCTAGTAAAATATTATCTAGAAATTTGACTAATGGTAGaataataaaaaataaGCAAACCCACGCTATATTAAATATATAATTCCAAGACTTAATAATATCAGTCATGTGACTGAAAATGGAACTGGCTATGTAAGCATTTGTGTTTGCCATTGAGATCTTTGTTACAACAATTTGTAATGAGGAAAAACACCTTCTCGTCATTGGGCAGTACAGCCACCTTTAAGAAGAATAGACACCCTACTCTGACTTTACTCTTCTGAAGGTTTACTGCCCATGTAATGTAACGCAGAGGTTTGGTGGCTAGGGAAATTCTCCCCAAAACATGGTAGTTGCTACAGGGATATGAAGACGACCAACAGAGGTCTGCCGAGGTCTCCGGACTATTATTGGGCTCTAGGGGGCATTTCA from Ogataea parapolymorpha DL-1 chromosome VI, whole genome shotgun sequence encodes:
- a CDS encoding 3-ketosphinganine reductase, catalyzes the second step in phytosphingosine synthesis: MFSNKYNVDGRLVVITGGSQGLGFALAKNLYLKGANVIIISRTKTKLLNCVEEIKKLSQKEDQFVDYVAADLSKYEDCERVYEYLTLKKLLPDDLICCAGIAYPQKFAKIPISKIDEGIDINYKTAVYFVHAMLPLITEKVREQHLVLCSSVIASYAFYGYSQYAPMKAAVKAFGDCMRHELLPYGVKVHTLFPGNFESEGYAQENLTKPALTKEIEGASPAISAEKCAEIVVNSLQNGSLYIYTDFIGWVLGSFSLGLNPREWWFAQIFLSFIGSLVGRLVDLYHEHLIRRQSQEEAKQK
- a CDS encoding Mitochondrial protein of the mitochondrial carrier family; its protein translation is MKMVVTNSFKEVQNKGLFSLFKGLQLTLWRDVPFSGIYWSSYEYLNGRLQRLQIFSSPEHEHAEIFARSFISGSLSGVLAAIFTNPFDVGKTRLQVTLEDAGSLNKLVNSKSTKESMFKSLHTIYKNEGMSSLFVGLAPRCLKIAPSCAIMISTYEISKKLFADML
- a CDS encoding putative membrane protein; this encodes MSRLLDLNYQLAYYKAYHFHPKNVRIHLMCIPLIFLTAVIMAGAVDLGPVTLAQAGMIGYGIYYLLLDAGMGLVSLIFVFAAAYSSTFLHSHFPSSQVNLYALSVHVSGWIAQFFGHGYYEKRAPALLDNLIQPLVLAPYFVLWEIAFEFGYRRDLKRTMEKQAKQMRTDAERRRLNVNK
- a CDS encoding Pirin-like protein, whose translation is MVSFRTILKSMYCMEQAEGVGAKVRRSIGTMGMRNFSPFLMLDHFNVSPDAGFPDHPHRGQETITLVMKGQFLHEDFTGSSGVLNPGDLQFMTAGKGICHSEMPYSPDGSNVEGMQLWVDLPENLKHTEPRYRDLRDAEIPVAEPNDKVRVKVISGKSYGVESVKDLAYTPVEYYNYTVKPGGEFVQELPSEFNAFLYILKGSLLINGTTIPKYHAVFFNRDGEAIGGSVPEDSEETNFVIIGGQVLNQKIVQHGPFVETSRERIYEAFMDYQYGRNGFERARGWSSKIGHGVDEKLYRVLTGEKDKKDSDVKVDL
- a CDS encoding Mitochondrial ribosomal protein of the large subunit, whose amino-acid sequence is MTLGKNSKQLRHMLRNLGASLIEHESITTTLAKAKRTQALVENLITKSKHYKESGQLDKLRTKLDAELYKPDVVIPKMLNELTNRYANRNGGYTRIIKLEPRIGDNAPQAMLELVDSSTREMKFWYLARVVARLEQQGLPLDKLTEKNVQALLLHRKNGEQVFRDAVAICKERWYKDIESETKPRMKSDKNGFHKTFTDYEVVPRESQ
- a CDS encoding eukaryotic translation initiation factor 3 subunit; the protein is MTEQTTQHAKLTAQEVEIARKYDLTPKFIQFLDRHLIFPLVENLDSIYSSEDVESMEYDLLKDTNMTKFIREKYASLHPGEAIPADLEKKEKAIEEEYARLNAATSKTLEILASKDVQESLKQDKTYNREYLSKNHHIDDAKILELYNFGKFQYNRGDYVVASDLLNNFRLLSVNQDLNLSATWGKISSEIITESWTDALEELNKLREIIDNRHFKGSTLDQLNKRTWLIHFSLFIFFNLENGLESLVDLFFSSSYLSTIQASCPWILRYLVVAVISSKPQLRQKRIKDLVRAVQTEEYEYQDPFTKFVEILFVTYEFDELPEVMKQFKVLSTTDFFIGTLDTAELYKNAQVLVLDTIGKLYKVLSVEQLKKFLNDQNIDNALARDNFKLENDKVLIRGAETGSVYQQVYDKTKAFNFKTNQLLNNAFSINSYNHKQSSQEV